A part of Oncorhynchus clarkii lewisi isolate Uvic-CL-2024 chromosome 17, UVic_Ocla_1.0, whole genome shotgun sequence genomic DNA contains:
- the LOC139369713 gene encoding WW domain binding protein 1-like, translated as MGTINKGVKDQAGSGSQPMLSHKYCPGVNNNPGYLCETGHCCGETGCCTYYYELWWFWLLWTIVILFSCCCAYRHRRAKLRVQQQQRQREINLIAYHGACNYPASMLDLSFLASFKLPSYEEVAAQPPSPPPSYSSVFALQGAMGGATAYTATPYGSAYPHHHQQQPLGPPSYLVSSRAGPSGAGGGLTSSQSSDNYTSCSCESCSLLTSPSSTSFSVQVTYETDNTSHASTPGSEVGGGGREVLRGFPREGSSLEGVVSARSPLSPGGYPAPPLPPPPPELLPTPSPTTSSPLPHTLPPPKLSSPSPLPPSHHPPLPPLILMDPLAVLAEQRGVEGGLSEGGVTERQSPSILSPPKPSQSPPKHALFSTNVDFFEPVEKEKREEEEEEEEDEDHFRHRRLTGDSGIEVCRCQVKSEEEDVEKKVEEDQVGGGDGEEGADFLHDSVDCSLRAQQVAQCGHASSAIPRGGDAIITVESS; from the exons ATGGGAACCATCAACAAG GGGGTGAAGGACCAAGCTGGCTCAGGCAGCCAGCCCATGCTCAGTCATAAGTACTGCCCTGGTGTCAACAACAACCCAGGCTACCTGTGTGAGACCGGCCACTGCTGTGGGGAGACAGGATGCTGCACCTACTACTACGAGCTGTGGT GGTTCTGGTTGCTGTGGACCATCGTGATTCTGTTCAGCTGTTGCTGTGCCTACCGCCACCGGCGGGCCAAGCTGCGTgtccagcagcagcagagacagagggagatcaacCTGATCGCCTACCACGGAGCCTGCAACTACCCTGCGTCCATGTTGGACCTCA GTTTCCTGGCCTCCTTCAAGCTGCCGTCCTATGAGGAGGTGGCAGCCCagcccccctcaccccctccatCCTACAGCTCCGTCTTTGCTCTGCAGGGGGCGATGGGGGGCGCCACCGCTTACACAGCCACCCCTTACGGTTCAGCCTacccccatcaccaccagcaACAACCCCTCGGCCCTCCCTCCTACTTGGTTAGCTCCAGGGCGGGCCCCAGCGGTGCCGGTGGTGGCCTGACCTCATCTCAGAGTTCAGACAACTACACCAGCTGCTCCTGCGAGTCCtgctccctcctcacctccccatCCAGCACTTCCTTCTCTGTCCAGGTGACCTACGAGACGGATAATACCAGCCATGCCTCCACGCCCGGTAGcgaggttggaggaggagggagggaggtcctGAGAGGCTTCCCCAGGGAGGGTTCATCTCTGGAGGGAGTTGTGTCTGCCAGGTCCCCTTTGTCTCCTGGAGGATATCCAGCTCctcctctgccccctcctccACCTGAACTTCTACCTACACCTTCTCCCACAacgtcttctcctctccctcacactctcccccctcccaaactatcttctccctctccacttcctccttcACATCATCCGCCACTCCCTCCACTCATCCTTATGGACCCCCTGGCTGTGCTGGCTGagcagagaggggtagagggcgGCCTGAGTGAGGGTggggtcacagagagacagagcccttccatcctctctccccccaaGCCCAGCCAGTCTCCCCCCAAACACGCCCTCTTCTCCACCAATGTGGACTTCTTCGAGCCcgtggagaaagagaagagagaggaagaggaggaggaagaggaggatgaggatcaTTTCCGTCACCGCCGGCTCACAGGCGACTCCGGCATCGAAGTGTGCCGCTGCCAAGTGAAGAGCGAGGAAGAGGATGTGGAGAAGAAGGTGGAAGAAGATCAAgttggaggaggggatggagaggagggggcgGATTTCCTCCATGACAGTGTGGACTGTTCCCTCCGAGCGCAGCAGGTCGCCCAGTGTGGCCACGCCTCCTCGGCCATCCCCAGGGGCGGGGACGCCATCATCACCGTGGAGTCGTCATGA